One stretch of bacterium DNA includes these proteins:
- a CDS encoding LapA family protein — protein MGGTMFWLLLWLVVITVFALSNLTTETVKFWQWPVYTGPLGMIIVGAGVLGALLTYVGSLAHHTHQMRQIRALRESVRAHEAREVPPSLGGGASVTPMTGSPAGEPRRP, from the coding sequence ATGGGCGGGACGATGTTCTGGTTGCTGCTGTGGCTCGTCGTGATCACGGTGTTTGCCCTGAGCAACCTGACAACCGAGACGGTGAAGTTCTGGCAGTGGCCGGTGTACACCGGGCCGCTCGGCATGATCATTGTCGGTGCCGGGGTGCTCGGAGCGCTGCTGACATATGTGGGATCGCTCGCCCATCACACCCACCAGATGCGGCAGATCCGCGCCCTACGCGAGAGCGTCCGCGCGCACGAGGCCCGAGAGGTGCCGCCGTCGCTCGGCGGCGGGGCCTCGGTGACGCCCATGACGGGAAGTCCTGCCGGAGAGCCGCGCAGGCCCTGA